The Vespa velutina chromosome 4, iVesVel2.1, whole genome shotgun sequence genome has a window encoding:
- the LOC124948338 gene encoding kinesin-like protein unc-104 isoform X6, with protein MSSVKVAVRVRPFNNREISREAQCIIEMSGSTTSIVNPKAPAGSKDAIKSFNYDYSYFSMDPSDSNYSSQIMVYKDIGEEMLEHAFEGYNVCIFAYGQTGAGKSYTMMGKQEEGQEGIIPQICKDLFRKISRNSSEQLKYSVEVSYMEIYCERVRDLLNPKNKGNLRVREHPLLGPYVEDLSKLAVMSYQDIHDLIDEGNKARTVAATNMNETSSRSHAVFTIFFTQQRQDSTTGLATEKVSKISLVDLAGSERADSTGAKGTRLKEGANINKSLTTLGKVISALAEIATKKKKKADFIPYRDSVLTWLLRENLGGNSKTAMIAAVSPADINYDETLSTLRYADRAKQIVCKAVVNEDANAKLIRELKEEIQKLRELLKQEGIDVQEGPDGKVTYEKKEHRDEIIRTNKREDDYKESRSRIPSHTTSTIAEEAVDQLQASEKLIAELNETWEEKLKRTESIRLQREAVFAEMGVAVKEDGVTVGVFSPKKTPHLVNLNEDPLMSECLIYYIKDGFTRIGSAEANIPQDIQLCGPHILSEHCVFENHEGVITLMPKKDALIYVNGREITEPIVLKTGSRVILGKNHVFRFNHPDQVRERREKNSPAETPGNGETVDWNFAQIELLEKQGIDLKLEMEKRLLVLEEQFRKEKEEADQFFEEQRKSYEARIDALQKQVEEQSMTMSMYSSYTPEDFNNTEEDIFESNWTERDFQLAAWAFRKWKYHQFTSLRDDLWGNAIFLKEANAISVELKKKVQFQFTLLTDTLYSPLPVDLLPIATDGEEEEERPFPRTIVAVEVQDTKNGATHYWTLEKLRLRLELMREMYHNEAELSPTSPDFNIETITGGDPFYDRFPWFRMVGRSFVYLSNLMYPVPLIHKVAIVNEKGDVKGYLRVAVQGVVGEENSEYSSGVRQSAHISFEDDLFGGHKHNKRNTLLAQTLEKNRQILMNDDRVIGHNELHKDLKDEDDICDADSGRGDSSVSSDMKEEDLPDHLQLGAEFTFRVTVLQAMGISTEYADIFCQFNFLHRHDEAFSTEPAKNTTKGNPPGFYHVQNITVTVTKSFLEYLKSQPIVFEIFGHYQQHPLHKDAKLEYVRQPPKRMLPPSIPISQPVRSPKFGSVLPSPSTSHVHAKYDVLVWFEICELAPNGEYVPSVVDHSDDLPCRGLFLLHQGIQRRIRITIVHEPASELRWKDVRELVVGRIRNTPEPEEEDNDSSVLSLGLFPGEYLEVPGDDRCMFRFEAAWDSSLHNSALLNRVTSYGEQIFMTISAYLELENCGRPAIITKDLSMIIYGRDARVGPRSLKHLFSGSYRNQEANRLSGVYELVLRRSSEAGVQRRQRRVLDTSSTYVRGEENLHGWRPRGDSLIFDHQWELEKLTRLEEVERVRHTLLLREKLGIDKMPMCNKPLHDFTKSEKEVCNMVAKATNESHASPVKLKRSTSKDVYEPWEMTDRERELATKYIKLIQGRIPSKEPILLSDVSPGEDTIGDMSASMLSSVLSSSSQELSSPERAKLQELQESILASETIGQSCTAPAPMGSSSPSKENLVLYVPEVEEIRISPVIARKGYLNVLEHKTNGWKKRWVAVRRPYVLIFREEKDPVERALINLATAQVEYSEDQLAMVKVPNTFSVVTKHRGYLLQTLGDKEVYDWLYAINPLLAGQIRSKLARKGPVTRSLNNVSPTGVTSASEQQSNQTK; from the exons atgtCGTCGGTGAAAGTAGCGGTGAGGGTTCGACCCTTTAACAATCGTGAAATTTCACGAGAAGCACAATGCATCATTGAAATGTCAGGAAGTACTACTT CAATAGTAAATCCAAAAGCACCTGCAGGCAGTAAGGATGCAATAAAAAGCTTCAATTATGATTATTCGTACTTTTCCATGGAC CCAAGCGATTCTAATTATTCTTCGCAAATTATGGTCTATAAGGACATAGGCGAGGAAATGTTAGAACATGCATTTGAag GCTACAATGTTTGTATATTTGCTTATGGACAGACCGGTGCTGGAAAGTCTTATACAATGATGGGAAAACAGGAGGAGGGTCAAGAGGGTATTATACCTCAAATTTGTAAGGATTTATTCCGTAAGATCAGTCGAAACTCGTCcgaacaattaaaatattcggtTGAGGTAAGCTACATGGAGATTTATTGTGAGAGGGTTAGGGATTTGTTAAATCCAAAGAACAAAGGAAATTTACGTGTACGAGAGCATCCTCTTCTTGGACCATACGTCGAGGATCTTTCAAAATTAGCAGTGATGTCATATCAAGACATTCACGATCTCATAGACGAAGGAAATAAAGCTAG AACGGTCGCAGCCACAAACATGAACGAGACATCCAGCAGATCGCACGCGGtctttacaattttcttcaCACAACAAAGACAAGATTCAACGACCGGATTAGCGACAGAGAAAGTTAGTAAAATATCACTTGTCGATCTGGCAGGTTCTGAAAGGGCCGATTCAACTGGTGCAAAGGGTACAAGATTGAAGGAAGgtgcaaatataaataagagtCTTACTACACTCGGAAAAGTTATCAGCGCATTGGCCGAGATC gctacaaagaaaaaaaagaaggcagATTTCATCCCCTACAGAGACTCAGTTCTAACATGGTTATTACGTGAAAATCTTGGTGGTAATTCGAAGACCGCAATGATAGCAGCAGTTAGTCCAGCCGACATCAATTACGATGAAACTTTATCGACATTGag ATACGCGGATCGGGCGAAACAAATCGTTTGCAAAGCCGTGGTCAACGAGGATGCGAACGCTAAACTCATTCGAGAGCTCAAAGAAGAAATACAGAAATTACGTGAACTACTCAAACAAGAAGGGATCGACGTACAAGAAG GGCCAGATGGCAAAGTCacttatgaaaagaaagagcatA GGGATGAGATCattcgaacgaataaacgCGAGGACGATTACAAAGAATCACGTTCAAGAATTCCCTCACACACAACTTCGACTATTGCCGAAGAAGCGGTTGATCAGTTGCAAGCATCAGAAAAATTAATAGCCG aattaaatgaaacgtgggaagaaaaattgaagagaACGGAATCGATTAGACTCCAACGCGAAGCTGTTTTCGCTGAGATGGGTGTAGCAGTTAAAGAGGATGGCGTTACAGTTGGTGTATTTTCCCCGAAGAAGACACCACACTTGGTTAATCTAAACGAGGATCCATTGATGTCCGAgtgtcttatttattatataaaggaTGGTTTCACGCGTATCGGTAGCGCCGAAGCTAATATACCACAGGATATACAACTTTGCGGTCCTCATATATTGAGCGAGCATTGCGTATTTGAAAATCACGAGGGTGTAATTACTCTGATGCCTAAGAAGGATGCATTGATTTATGTAAATGGTCGTGAAATAACCGAACCGATCGTACTTAAAACTGGATCGCGCGTTATCCTTGGGAAAAATCATGTATTCAGGTTCAATCATCCTGATCAAG TACgtgaacgaagagagaaaaattcacCCGCTGAGACACCCGGCAATGGTGAAACCGTTGATTGGAACTTCGcacaaattgaattattagaGAAACAAGGTATTGATCTCAAATtggaaatggaaaagagatTATTAGTACTAGAGGAACaatttcgaaaggaaaaagaagaggctGATCAGTTCTTTGAAGAACAACGTAAG AGTTACGAAGCACGAATAGATGCCTTGCAGAAGCAGGTAGAAGAACAAAGTATGACTATGTCAATGTATAGCAGTTACACGCCAGAGGACTTTAATAATACCGAAGAAGATATATTCG AGAGCAACTGGACCGAGAGAGATTTCCAATTGGCCGCTTGGGCCTTCCGCAAATGGAAGTATCATCAATTTACCAGTCTACGGGATGACCTATGGGGCAATGCGATATTCCTCAAGGAAGCCAATGCCATTTCGGTTGAACTtaagaaaaag GTTCAGTTCCAATTTACGCTATTAACAGATACCCTTTATTCTCCGTTACCTGTTGATCTTTTACCAATTGCTACCGATggtgaagaggaagaagaaagaccaTTCCCTCGTACAATCGTTGCCGTTGAAGTTCAGGATACAAAGAATGGCGCCACGCATTATTGGACCTTAGAAAAATTAAG GCTTAGGTTAGAACTAATGCGCGAAATGTATCATAATGAGGCTGAACTTTCACCTACGTCGCCagattttaatatcgaaactATTACGGGTGGTGACCCGTTTTACGATCGTTTCCCCTGGTTCCGCATGGTTGGAAG ATCATTCGTATATCTAAGCAATTTGATGTATCCCGTACCACTTATTCACAAAGTGGCTATAGTCAATGAGAAGGGAGATGTCAAAGGTTATTTAAGAGTAGCCGTACAAGGTGTTGTTG gAGAAGAAAATAGCGAATATTCGAGCGGTGTTAGACAATCGGCAcatatttctttcgaagatGATTTATTCGGTGGACATAAACATAACAAACGAAATACACTTTTGGCTCAAACTTTGGAAAAGAATCGTCAAATATTGATGAATGACGATCGCGTAATAGGTCATAACGAATTACACAAGGATTTGAAAGATGAGGATGATATATGTGACGCTGATAGCGGAAGAGGTGATAGTTCAGTTTCAAGTGAtatgaaggaagaagatcTACCGGATCATTTACAACTCGGTGCTGAATTTACATTCAGAGTTACGGTGTTACAAGCAATGGGTATTTCGACCGAGTATGCCGATATTTTCTGTCAATTCAA TTTCTTACACCGACATGACGAAGCATTTTCAACGGAACCGGCAAAGAATACAACCAAAGGAAATCCACCTGGATTTTATCATGTACaaaat ATTACAGTGACGGTCACGAAATCTTTCTTGGAATATCTTAAATCACAACCGATTGTATTTGAGATCTTTGGACATTATCAGCAACATCCGTTACACAAGGATGCTAAACTAGAATA CGTACGACAACCACCAAAAAGGATGTTACCACCTTCAATACCAATTAGTCAACCTGTACGTTCACCAAAGTTTGGTAGCGTTTTACCATCACCAAGTACTTCACACGTTCATGCAAAATATGATGTACTCGTATGGTTTGAAATTTGCGAATTAGCACCAAACGGTGAATATGTTCCATCGGTTGTTGATCATAGCGATGATTTACCTTGCCGTGGATTATTCCTACTTCATCAAGGGATTCAACGTCGTATTCGTATTACGATTGTACACGAGCCTGCTTCTGAATTACGATGGAAAGACGTAAGAGAACTCGTTGTAGGTCGTATTAGGAATACACCAGAACCGGAAGAAGAGGATAACGACTCCTCCGTACTTTCATTGGGATTATTCCCAGGTGAATATCTTGAAGTTCCAGGTGACGACAGATGTATGTTCAGATTCGAGGCAGCCTGGGACAGTTCTTTGCACAATTCGGCCTTGCTTAACAGGGTCACGTCTTACGGTGAACAAATATTCATGACTATCTCCGCATACCTTGAG TTGGAGAATTGTGGTAGACCAGcaattattacaaaagatTTGAGCATGATTATTTATGGCAGAGATGCCAGGGTCGGGCCAAGATCATTAAAACATCTGTTCAGTGGAAGTTATCGAAATCAAGAAGCAAATCGACTTAGCGGCGTCTATGAATTGGTGCTGCGACGTTCATCGGAAGCAG GCGTACAAAGGCGACAACGTCGTGTATTAGACACGAGTTCTACGTACGTCAGGGGTGAAGAAAATCTTCATGGTTGGAGACCACGAGGAGATAGTTTGATTTTCGATCATCAATGGGAACTTGAGAAATTAACGAGATTGGAAGAGGTTGAAAGGGTCAGACATACTTTACTTTTGAGAGAGAAACTTGGCATCGATAAAATGCCTATGTGTAATAAACCATTACATGATTTCACAAAAAGCGAAAAG GAGGTTTGTAATATGGTAGCCAAAGCTACAAACGAATCACATGCTAGCCCAGTCAAACTCAAACGTTCAACCAGCAAAGACGTTTATGAACCTTGGGAAATGACtgacagggagagagaattggcaactaaatatattaaacttatCCAAGGTAGAATTCCAAGCAAAGAACCGATTTTATTGTCCGACGTTTCACCGGGTGAAGATACGATAGGTGATATGTCGGCATCCATGCTATCATCGGTTTTGTCCTCGTCGTCACAAGA ACTGAGTTCACCCGAAAGAGCCAAATTGCAAGAGCTTCAAGAAAGCATATTAGCTAGCGAGACAATTGGTCAATCATGTACAGCACCTGCTCCGATGGGATCGTCTTCACCTTCGAAGGAAAATCTAGTGTTGTATGTACCAGAAGTCGAGGAGATACGTATCAGTCCTGTCATTGCCAGGAAAGGATATTTGAATGTCTTAGAACACAAGACTAATGGATGGAAGAAACGTTGGGTT GCAGTACGTCGACCGTACGTTTTGATCTTCCGAGAGGAAAAAGATCCCGTAGAAAGAGCTCTGATTAATTTAGCAACTGCTCAAGTAGAATACTCCGAAGATCAATTAGCTATGGTGAAAGTACCAAACACATTCAG tGTCGTGACAAAACACCGTGGTTATCTTCTTCAGACTTTAGGTGACAAGGAAGTATACGATTGGTTGTACGCTATCAATCCACTTCTAGCCGGTCAGATAAG ATCAAAATTGGCACGCAAAGGCCCGGTTACTAGATCCTTAAACAATGTTTCACCAACCGGTGTTACTTCGGCGTCGGAACAACAATCGAATCAAACCAAGTGA
- the LOC124948338 gene encoding kinesin-like protein unc-104 isoform X5 translates to MSSVKVAVRVRPFNNREISREAQCIIEMSGSTTSIVNPKAPAGSKDAIKSFNYDYSYFSMDPSDSNYSSQIMVYKDIGEEMLEHAFEGYNVCIFAYGQTGAGKSYTMMGKQEEGQEGIIPQICKDLFRKISRNSSEQLKYSVEVSYMEIYCERVRDLLNPKNKGNLRVREHPLLGPYVEDLSKLAVMSYQDIHDLIDEGNKARTVAATNMNETSSRSHAVFTIFFTQQRQDSTTGLATEKVSKISLVDLAGSERADSTGAKGTRLKEGANINKSLTTLGKVISALAEIATKKKKKADFIPYRDSVLTWLLRENLGGNSKTAMIAAVSPADINYDETLSTLRYADRAKQIVCKAVVNEDANAKLIRELKEEIQKLRELLKQEGIDVQEGDEIIRTNKREDDYKESRSRIPSHTTSTIAEEAVDQLQASEKLIAELNETWEEKLKRTESIRLQREAVFAEMGVAVKEDGVTVGVFSPKKTPHLVNLNEDPLMSECLIYYIKDGFTRIGSAEANIPQDIQLCGPHILSEHCVFENHEGVITLMPKKDALIYVNGREITEPIVLKTGSRVILGKNHVFRFNHPDQVRERREKNSPAETPGNGETVDWNFAQIELLEKQGIDLKLEMEKRLLVLEEQFRKEKEEADQFFEEQRKSYEARIDALQKQVEEQSMTMSMYSSYTPEDFNNTEEDIFVNPLFDAESNWTERDFQLAAWAFRKWKYHQFTSLRDDLWGNAIFLKEANAISVELKKKVQFQFTLLTDTLYSPLPVDLLPIATDGEEEEERPFPRTIVAVEVQDTKNGATHYWTLEKLRLRLELMREMYHNEAELSPTSPDFNIETITGGDPFYDRFPWFRMVGRSFVYLSNLMYPVPLIHKVAIVNEKGDVKGYLRVAVQGVVGEENSEYSSGVRQSAHISFEDDLFGGHKHNKRNTLLAQTLEKNRQILMNDDRVIGHNELHKDLKDEDDICDADSGRGDSSVSSDMKEEDLPDHLQLGAEFTFRVTVLQAMGISTEYADIFCQFNFLHRHDEAFSTEPAKNTTKGNPPGFYHVQNITVTVTKSFLEYLKSQPIVFEIFGHYQQHPLHKDAKLEYVRQPPKRMLPPSIPISQPVRSPKFGSVLPSPSTSHVHAKYDVLVWFEICELAPNGEYVPSVVDHSDDLPCRGLFLLHQGIQRRIRITIVHEPASELRWKDVRELVVGRIRNTPEPEEEDNDSSVLSLGLFPGEYLEVPGDDRCMFRFEAAWDSSLHNSALLNRVTSYGEQIFMTISAYLELENCGRPAIITKDLSMIIYGRDARVGPRSLKHLFSGSYRNQEANRLSGVYELVLRRSSEAGSPGVQRRQRRVLDTSSTYVRGEENLHGWRPRGDSLIFDHQWELEKLTRLEEVERVRHTLLLREKLGIDKMPMCNKPLHDFTKSEKEVCNMVAKATNESHASPVKLKRSTSKDVYEPWEMTDRERELATKYIKLIQGRIPSKEPILLSDVSPGEDTIGDMSASMLSSVLSSSSQELSSPERAKLQELQESILASETIGQSCTAPAPMGSSSPSKENLVLYVPEVEEIRISPVIARKGYLNVLEHKTNGWKKRWVAVRRPYVLIFREEKDPVERALINLATAQVEYSEDQLAMVKVPNTFSVVTKHRGYLLQTLGDKEVYDWLYAINPLLAGQIRSKLARKGPVTRSLNNVSPTGVTSASEQQSNQTK, encoded by the exons atgtCGTCGGTGAAAGTAGCGGTGAGGGTTCGACCCTTTAACAATCGTGAAATTTCACGAGAAGCACAATGCATCATTGAAATGTCAGGAAGTACTACTT CAATAGTAAATCCAAAAGCACCTGCAGGCAGTAAGGATGCAATAAAAAGCTTCAATTATGATTATTCGTACTTTTCCATGGAC CCAAGCGATTCTAATTATTCTTCGCAAATTATGGTCTATAAGGACATAGGCGAGGAAATGTTAGAACATGCATTTGAag GCTACAATGTTTGTATATTTGCTTATGGACAGACCGGTGCTGGAAAGTCTTATACAATGATGGGAAAACAGGAGGAGGGTCAAGAGGGTATTATACCTCAAATTTGTAAGGATTTATTCCGTAAGATCAGTCGAAACTCGTCcgaacaattaaaatattcggtTGAGGTAAGCTACATGGAGATTTATTGTGAGAGGGTTAGGGATTTGTTAAATCCAAAGAACAAAGGAAATTTACGTGTACGAGAGCATCCTCTTCTTGGACCATACGTCGAGGATCTTTCAAAATTAGCAGTGATGTCATATCAAGACATTCACGATCTCATAGACGAAGGAAATAAAGCTAG AACGGTCGCAGCCACAAACATGAACGAGACATCCAGCAGATCGCACGCGGtctttacaattttcttcaCACAACAAAGACAAGATTCAACGACCGGATTAGCGACAGAGAAAGTTAGTAAAATATCACTTGTCGATCTGGCAGGTTCTGAAAGGGCCGATTCAACTGGTGCAAAGGGTACAAGATTGAAGGAAGgtgcaaatataaataagagtCTTACTACACTCGGAAAAGTTATCAGCGCATTGGCCGAGATC gctacaaagaaaaaaaagaaggcagATTTCATCCCCTACAGAGACTCAGTTCTAACATGGTTATTACGTGAAAATCTTGGTGGTAATTCGAAGACCGCAATGATAGCAGCAGTTAGTCCAGCCGACATCAATTACGATGAAACTTTATCGACATTGag ATACGCGGATCGGGCGAAACAAATCGTTTGCAAAGCCGTGGTCAACGAGGATGCGAACGCTAAACTCATTCGAGAGCTCAAAGAAGAAATACAGAAATTACGTGAACTACTCAAACAAGAAGGGATCGACGTACAAGAAG GGGATGAGATCattcgaacgaataaacgCGAGGACGATTACAAAGAATCACGTTCAAGAATTCCCTCACACACAACTTCGACTATTGCCGAAGAAGCGGTTGATCAGTTGCAAGCATCAGAAAAATTAATAGCCG aattaaatgaaacgtgggaagaaaaattgaagagaACGGAATCGATTAGACTCCAACGCGAAGCTGTTTTCGCTGAGATGGGTGTAGCAGTTAAAGAGGATGGCGTTACAGTTGGTGTATTTTCCCCGAAGAAGACACCACACTTGGTTAATCTAAACGAGGATCCATTGATGTCCGAgtgtcttatttattatataaaggaTGGTTTCACGCGTATCGGTAGCGCCGAAGCTAATATACCACAGGATATACAACTTTGCGGTCCTCATATATTGAGCGAGCATTGCGTATTTGAAAATCACGAGGGTGTAATTACTCTGATGCCTAAGAAGGATGCATTGATTTATGTAAATGGTCGTGAAATAACCGAACCGATCGTACTTAAAACTGGATCGCGCGTTATCCTTGGGAAAAATCATGTATTCAGGTTCAATCATCCTGATCAAG TACgtgaacgaagagagaaaaattcacCCGCTGAGACACCCGGCAATGGTGAAACCGTTGATTGGAACTTCGcacaaattgaattattagaGAAACAAGGTATTGATCTCAAATtggaaatggaaaagagatTATTAGTACTAGAGGAACaatttcgaaaggaaaaagaagaggctGATCAGTTCTTTGAAGAACAACGTAAG AGTTACGAAGCACGAATAGATGCCTTGCAGAAGCAGGTAGAAGAACAAAGTATGACTATGTCAATGTATAGCAGTTACACGCCAGAGGACTTTAATAATACCGAAGAAGATATATTCG TCAACCCCTTGTTTGACGCAGAGAGCAACTGGACCGAGAGAGATTTCCAATTGGCCGCTTGGGCCTTCCGCAAATGGAAGTATCATCAATTTACCAGTCTACGGGATGACCTATGGGGCAATGCGATATTCCTCAAGGAAGCCAATGCCATTTCGGTTGAACTtaagaaaaag GTTCAGTTCCAATTTACGCTATTAACAGATACCCTTTATTCTCCGTTACCTGTTGATCTTTTACCAATTGCTACCGATggtgaagaggaagaagaaagaccaTTCCCTCGTACAATCGTTGCCGTTGAAGTTCAGGATACAAAGAATGGCGCCACGCATTATTGGACCTTAGAAAAATTAAG GCTTAGGTTAGAACTAATGCGCGAAATGTATCATAATGAGGCTGAACTTTCACCTACGTCGCCagattttaatatcgaaactATTACGGGTGGTGACCCGTTTTACGATCGTTTCCCCTGGTTCCGCATGGTTGGAAG ATCATTCGTATATCTAAGCAATTTGATGTATCCCGTACCACTTATTCACAAAGTGGCTATAGTCAATGAGAAGGGAGATGTCAAAGGTTATTTAAGAGTAGCCGTACAAGGTGTTGTTG gAGAAGAAAATAGCGAATATTCGAGCGGTGTTAGACAATCGGCAcatatttctttcgaagatGATTTATTCGGTGGACATAAACATAACAAACGAAATACACTTTTGGCTCAAACTTTGGAAAAGAATCGTCAAATATTGATGAATGACGATCGCGTAATAGGTCATAACGAATTACACAAGGATTTGAAAGATGAGGATGATATATGTGACGCTGATAGCGGAAGAGGTGATAGTTCAGTTTCAAGTGAtatgaaggaagaagatcTACCGGATCATTTACAACTCGGTGCTGAATTTACATTCAGAGTTACGGTGTTACAAGCAATGGGTATTTCGACCGAGTATGCCGATATTTTCTGTCAATTCAA TTTCTTACACCGACATGACGAAGCATTTTCAACGGAACCGGCAAAGAATACAACCAAAGGAAATCCACCTGGATTTTATCATGTACaaaat ATTACAGTGACGGTCACGAAATCTTTCTTGGAATATCTTAAATCACAACCGATTGTATTTGAGATCTTTGGACATTATCAGCAACATCCGTTACACAAGGATGCTAAACTAGAATA CGTACGACAACCACCAAAAAGGATGTTACCACCTTCAATACCAATTAGTCAACCTGTACGTTCACCAAAGTTTGGTAGCGTTTTACCATCACCAAGTACTTCACACGTTCATGCAAAATATGATGTACTCGTATGGTTTGAAATTTGCGAATTAGCACCAAACGGTGAATATGTTCCATCGGTTGTTGATCATAGCGATGATTTACCTTGCCGTGGATTATTCCTACTTCATCAAGGGATTCAACGTCGTATTCGTATTACGATTGTACACGAGCCTGCTTCTGAATTACGATGGAAAGACGTAAGAGAACTCGTTGTAGGTCGTATTAGGAATACACCAGAACCGGAAGAAGAGGATAACGACTCCTCCGTACTTTCATTGGGATTATTCCCAGGTGAATATCTTGAAGTTCCAGGTGACGACAGATGTATGTTCAGATTCGAGGCAGCCTGGGACAGTTCTTTGCACAATTCGGCCTTGCTTAACAGGGTCACGTCTTACGGTGAACAAATATTCATGACTATCTCCGCATACCTTGAG TTGGAGAATTGTGGTAGACCAGcaattattacaaaagatTTGAGCATGATTATTTATGGCAGAGATGCCAGGGTCGGGCCAAGATCATTAAAACATCTGTTCAGTGGAAGTTATCGAAATCAAGAAGCAAATCGACTTAGCGGCGTCTATGAATTGGTGCTGCGACGTTCATCGGAAGCAGGTAGCCCAG GCGTACAAAGGCGACAACGTCGTGTATTAGACACGAGTTCTACGTACGTCAGGGGTGAAGAAAATCTTCATGGTTGGAGACCACGAGGAGATAGTTTGATTTTCGATCATCAATGGGAACTTGAGAAATTAACGAGATTGGAAGAGGTTGAAAGGGTCAGACATACTTTACTTTTGAGAGAGAAACTTGGCATCGATAAAATGCCTATGTGTAATAAACCATTACATGATTTCACAAAAAGCGAAAAG GAGGTTTGTAATATGGTAGCCAAAGCTACAAACGAATCACATGCTAGCCCAGTCAAACTCAAACGTTCAACCAGCAAAGACGTTTATGAACCTTGGGAAATGACtgacagggagagagaattggcaactaaatatattaaacttatCCAAGGTAGAATTCCAAGCAAAGAACCGATTTTATTGTCCGACGTTTCACCGGGTGAAGATACGATAGGTGATATGTCGGCATCCATGCTATCATCGGTTTTGTCCTCGTCGTCACAAGA ACTGAGTTCACCCGAAAGAGCCAAATTGCAAGAGCTTCAAGAAAGCATATTAGCTAGCGAGACAATTGGTCAATCATGTACAGCACCTGCTCCGATGGGATCGTCTTCACCTTCGAAGGAAAATCTAGTGTTGTATGTACCAGAAGTCGAGGAGATACGTATCAGTCCTGTCATTGCCAGGAAAGGATATTTGAATGTCTTAGAACACAAGACTAATGGATGGAAGAAACGTTGGGTT GCAGTACGTCGACCGTACGTTTTGATCTTCCGAGAGGAAAAAGATCCCGTAGAAAGAGCTCTGATTAATTTAGCAACTGCTCAAGTAGAATACTCCGAAGATCAATTAGCTATGGTGAAAGTACCAAACACATTCAG tGTCGTGACAAAACACCGTGGTTATCTTCTTCAGACTTTAGGTGACAAGGAAGTATACGATTGGTTGTACGCTATCAATCCACTTCTAGCCGGTCAGATAAG ATCAAAATTGGCACGCAAAGGCCCGGTTACTAGATCCTTAAACAATGTTTCACCAACCGGTGTTACTTCGGCGTCGGAACAACAATCGAATCAAACCAAGTGA